ATCGCCAGTCAGCATGTTGTCGAGGGACTGGGTAAAGCTCACCAGGAAAGGATCTTTATTAAATAACAAAAAGGGGAGGTCACCTGCCACTTTTTCCTGCATACCAGGTAGCGCATGGTGCCGCTCAAAAAAGTCGGTCAGTAGCTGACTATCAAATAAGATAAGGATACTGTGATAATCTGCCTGTGCTGTTGCCACTTTTTCGCTCATAAGGCAGTTTCCCGCAGCCAGCATCACAAACTGGTGAGGCTGGACAGTCACCTGTGTACCAGCAAAATGGACCGTCTTTTCTCCTTCCAGTAAGAACGTGATCATGTTTTGCTGCAGCATGATCTTCGTTTTCAGCGTAGGTGTATGGGTACGATACCGAATGATAGAAAGACGTTCCTCGTCCTTTTTTTCTGCTGCTGGTTTCGTCGCTAAAGCTTTCCTGTCCATAGTGTACAAAGGTAGGGTATTCCTTTAATCTCCGGTTGGAAGGGCTGCCTGGTCTTGATAGTATTCCGTATCTTCGCAGCCCTGAATCTCATTCCGGACTTTCTCTGCCCGATAAAACAGGTCCAATCCCTGGCTGAGGCAGACACAACATATATAAAACTATTTAGTTAAATGATTTACATTCTTTTAAGTGTAATCTGCAGCGTTACGGTAGGTATTATTCTTAAACTGGCTAAACGCTACGAGGTCAGTATTCTCCAGGCTATTGCCACAAACTATGTAGTGGCGGGTGGGTTGAGTTATTTCCTGTATAAGCCGGAACTGTCGATGATAGATGCGCATGCGCCCTGGCAGTTGTTTGCCGGTCTGGCGTTATTGCTGCCTTCTGTATTCTTAATATTAGGGATGTCTGTAAGACAGGCTGGGATTGTTAAAACCGACATTGCCCAGCGGCTGTCCCTGTTTATTTCTATCGTGGCCGCCTGGCTATTGTTTAAAGAGACATTCAACAACTATAAGATCATTGGACTGGTGCTAGGGTTTGTAGCGATATTCTTCGTGCTGAATAAGCCAAAAGTCCAGTCAGACGACAACAAACAGTCGCTTGCGCCCTTGCTGGTATTTTTAGGGTTTGGTATTATAGACATTATGTTTAAGCAGGTAGCGCTGGCGAAAGAGCTGCCTTATACCACATCACTGACCATGATCTTTATACTATCATTTACAGTGGCGGTTGTTTTCGTGATCGTGGAGGTACTGCGGAAGAAGACGGTATTACATATGAAGAACATCCTCTGGGGTATGCTGCTGGGTGCTTTTAACTTCGGAAATATTCTGTTCTATATGAGAGCACATAAGATCCTGCATAACAATCCTTCTACTGTGTTTGCGGCGATGAACCTGGGTGTGATCATACTGGGCAGCCTGGTGGGGATCACTATTTTCAGAGAGAAACTGAACCGCTACAACTATATAGGTATCGTACTGGCGATTGCTGCTGTGATCTGCATTACATTATCCCAGCTGTACGCGCGTTAATACCGGTTCTTTACCATTTTCCATCTGAAAGTGGCGGTAGTAGTTCGTCATGTGATTCATCAGCCCAGTTTAAGATCAGGTAAGAGATATGGCTGTTCATCCGGTAATAAAGACAATGCTTCTTCCCGTTTACCTGTTTTCACCAGTTCCCTGATATGCTGCACCCGTGCGGTAATATCATCTATCTGGGTGATCCATTCATTGACGTACTTCTCAACCGCAATACCTGTTATGCCCACCTGTATGGCCCGGTGTGGTAAAGCATGGAGATCAATGTCCCGCTCAGGGTCCCATTGCACCCTGGCCGGCGAGATCTTCAGTTGCTTACTCCATGCTGCGGAGGAGGGATAGATGGTATGATCATACTTCGACAGGCACGCATTTCTCAGCGCCCATTCAAAGCCTTCTCTTTTTATTTTGATAGCTAAAATATACTCCTGGTCCTCCTTTGTCGCCCATCCGGAACGATACATCGTCCAGAGGAATGATGGTTTGATCCAGGTCATTCTTTCCATTTTAAACGGAGGGGAAACGAAGGTTTGTTTAGCTACTGCGGATAATGCGATGCTTTTGTTGTAAGCCTGATATACCGTGATCGTTTCTTCATCATATACAGCACGGATCGTTTTTTCTTTCGTCATATTCGTTATAATGTATCGGGCTACAAAGATAAGCGACCTTATTTAAACCGCATGGCTGCCGGCAACATATCTTCCTGTGTAATTCCTTGCATAAATTTCCCTTTTGCGTAGATCAAATCTCGGATCAGCAGATAATGCCATACCGGACTGCCGGAGAAATAAACGTTTGCTTACACCAATAGCTGGTGGCCAGGTTTATGTCCGCTGGGCACTTGTATCACCACCACCTCGGTACATCCAACCGATAAATTGTTCTTATTAATTTAACTCCCCCAAAAGCATAATCTGGCCAGATTGCGATATGATGGTATGTTCACCTGTGTTGTTTTTGATTGATTATCACAGCGATAATGCTTGTCGGTAAATTGTATAATCATTTTTATATATTTGTTTTTTAAAACCAATAGCATTTACCTATGACCAAAAAGAGTGTTGTCCTGTTGACGGGCCTTATCTTCGTTTCAACGATCCTGACAGGACAGGTAAGAAAGACGATCATTCCAACATTGAATCCTGGAGAGCAGTACATTTTCAAGAACACAACCATTAACGACATTCACGAAGACGGTGTACGTACCATTAATCAGACTTATACGGCCAACTGGTTCCTGCGTGTGATAGGAAAGACAGCCGACGGCAAAGTGATGATGAAAGCTACTTATCTGAAGATCCAGCAGAGAACAGAACATCTATTCACACATGAGGCGACGGGCTTTAACTCCGATGATTTCAAAGAGTATGTAGTGAAAAGCCTGAACGATGACTTACATGCGCAGAACGATAGATTGCGTAAATTATGCGAAGGTATGATGGGTAAATCATTTACACTTTACTTCGACGATAACCTGCGTATAAACAAGGTAACTGGTGTGGATACACTGATTGAAAACGCGCTGATCGGTATGGATGAACAGGCGTCACCTGCTTTACAGAGCTTTCAGAAATCTACCAGAGGTACGATCAACAATGAAGAGATCTGGAAGGTCTTCGATGGCGCATTCGTGTACATTCCTGATGAAGCAGTAGGTACAGGTGACAAATGGAGCAAGGATGAGAATCATAATGTGGGTCCGCTGAAGGTAAATTACGTAGTGAAGAGCGAAGAAGACAACAATATGGAGATTGCCGTATCTTCTGCTGCTGCGATCAATAGTGATATCCAGGTGTCTTATTCCAGGAAAGGCACTATTACAGTAGATACTAAAACCGGACTATTGGTACAGTCTTCTATTAAAGATGATATGAAACCAAGAGCTGGTAACATTACAAGACTCGTGATCAAGACTGTCAAGAACGAACTGCAAAAGAAATAACAGCTAATGCTGGTGAAAAAAAGGCTTCAGTTACTGGAGCCTTTTTTTATATATTTATCACCGGAAAAGTCCTATGAGTCATTGTTAACTTCACATGAATCAGCAGATTCCCGGAGAGACGATCTCTCTTTAATCCAAACCTGTTTAAAATCATATCGAATGTCAGAACCAAGATCCTTGTACATAAAGCTCAGAATAAGTAAAGAAAACCTGGAAAGCTTCTTCCGGGATGCACCTGCTAAAGCTCCAGTAGACGAGCAATGGGAAGCATGGTGGAATAGCCGTGAAATGTATTCCAGGTCGAAGTTGATCGAAATACCAGCCTACTCAGATGACACGAATCTTGAAGCCCTCAGGCGCTGGCAGGATGATGGGATAGAAACGCTCAGCACTGAGCTGAACGAAGACGGAGAATGGACGTATACAATCATGATGTTCAGCCAGAACTACTTCGATATTCTGCCGATGCTGAACCTGCTGAAAAGCATGGAACGCCATCTGGCTCCTGATGATACTGGTGATGCGATCATTTATGATTACATCTGGGGTGGCGGCGATGTAATGGCGCATATCAGGTATGAAGGCCAGCAGGCAGCGCTGCAGCTTACCAGGCATCAGCAGGAACTGGACGCGTCCGTGCGGAATAAAATGAAGGCGACGATGGATGCCGTCTTTGATAAGCTGAACGAACAATACGGCGACGTAGACTGATGATGAACAGGCCACCGGATATTATCAGATGATCGTATGAACAATAAACCCGCTTAAGTAAAGATCTTAAGCGGGTTTGTTTGTATTGAAGATGAGGAGATGATCACTCGTTGCTGATCATATTACTTTTAATACCCGTCACCCCGATCAGGAAGCACACCAGTGCAATAGCTATCGGATAGAGCAATCCTGCCAGGTGGTTGTGCGTTTCTGTTACCAGTAATGTGGCAACAGTTGGCAGCAATCCGCCAAATATCCCGTTCCCTATATGATAAGGCAGGGACATCGAGGTATAGCGGATGCGCGTAGGGAATAATTCCACCAGGAAGGCGGCTATAGGTCCGTATACCATGGTTACAAAGATCACCTGTATAAACACCAGCAGGATGAGTTGCCATAGCTGAGGCGTACTTACAATGATCTCACGGGTGGTTTCTGCTTTACCATCCGTAGCAATGGTTGTCTCGCGGAACTTAGAGCCATCAGTGTATGTTTTTGTTTTAATGGACTTCTCTATGTTCTGCATTTTTTCATTCCGGGAGATGGTGTTCTCAATGCTGTAGCGGCTGGTATCTTCATTTTTCAGGCTGAGATCCGCCACCCTGTCCATACCCGCGTAGATCGGATAATAGGCGAGTGCTGCCACCAGCATACCTGTCATCATGATCTTTTTGCGCCCTATCTTGTCGGATAATTTACCAAAATAGATAAAGAACGGGGTACCGAGCAATAATGCTACTGCGATAATAATATTGGACTGTACAAATTCTACCTGCATGGTTTTCTGGAGGAATGACAGTGCATAAAATTGTCCGGTGTACCAGATCACGCCCTGACCCATGGTGGCGCCAAACAGTGCGAGCAATACCATGCGCAGGTTCTCTTTTTTACCAAAGCTTTCCTTCAGCGGATTGAGTGATGTTTTACCTTCTGCTTTCAGCTGCACAAACAGTGGTGATTCTTTCAGTCGTATCCTGATATAATAGGACATGAGTACCAGGAAGATAGACAGCCAGAAGGGAATACGCCATCCCCAGGCGTTGAAGTCTTCGGGAGTGAGGCTGGACCGGGTGATCAGGATCACCGCAAGCGATACGAACAGACCGAGTGTGGCGGTCGTTTGTATGAAACTGGTGTAATAGCCCCGCTGATCATGAGGAGAATGCTCCGCGACGTAGGTGGCCGCGCCTCCGTATTCACCACCGAGGGCCAGACCCTGTAACAGCCGGAGGACCAGTACAATAATTGGCGCGACGATGCCGATGCTCTCATACCCGGGTACAAAGCCGATGGCAAAAGTAGAGCCGCCCATAATGAGCAACGTTAGCAAAAAGGTGTACTTACGTCCCGTGAGATCGCCCAGGCGGCCGAAGACGATCGCCCCGAACGGGCGTACAATAAATCCCACGGCAAAAGTGGCCAAAGTGGCAATGTAGGCCAGATCAGGATTGCTGGGAGGAAAAAATTTCTGGGAAATGATGGCCGACAGACTACCAAAAATGTAGAAGTCATACCATTCAATGAGTGTCCCGGCGGAGGAGGCCAGTATTACCTGCCAGATGGTTTGTGAGACTTTGCTGTTGTTCATATACGTGGTTACTTGGTTGATATCGATGTATAATATAGGTAAATTGTTGTAAATGTTATAGTATTTGCATATTTAATAGGGGAAAAGGGGGAATAGTACGTCTTTTATTATAGTTATTTTCTTTTAACTTTAATGAGACTTCAGGATAGCTCTACAAATCATATATGCGTAAACGACCGGCTTTAGTTTTTTTATTTATCATACTGTTGCTACCCGCAGCGGTGTTCGCCCAGGATGCGGCAAAAAGACCTAAGATAGGTCTGACACTTAGTGGCGGCGGAGCTAAAGGGCTGGCACACATAGGTATTTTGCAGGCGCTCGACAGTGCCGGACTAAAGGTTGACTATATCACCGGTACCAGTATGGGAAGTATCGTAGGGTCGCTCTATGCTATGGGCTATTCCGGCGATGCAATTGAGAAACTGGCCCGGGAAATGGATTGGAGTAACCTGTTTTCGAATCAGCCGGTGCTGACGGACATATCCTTCGAAGAAAAGCGGGAGTATAATAAATACCTGATAGAGATCCCTTTTGAATACGGTAAACCCAAACTGGCGTCTGGCGTGATAGCAGGCGAGCAGCTCTGGCTGGAACTGGCCCGGTTGTGCTGGCCGGTGAATAATGTGAGAGATTTTTCCCAATTTGATATACCCTTTAAATGTATTGCCACAGATGTGACCACAGGAGACATCGTTACGCTGGATACCGGTGATATTGTCATGGCCATCCGCGCCAGCATGGCTATCCCTTCGGTGTTCACGGCAGTGAAGATTGGCGATAAGAACCTGGTGGACGGAGGGGTGGTACGCAACTTCCCTGTTATTACAGCGAAAGATATGGGGGCAGATATCGTGATCGGTTCCAACGTCAGTAGTGGTCTGCGTAAGGCGGAGCAACTCGCAACGCCACTGGATATTATTTATCAGCTGGGCTTTTACAAGGATGCGGAAGATTTTAAACAGGCAAAGAAACTGACGGATATCTACATACATCATCACCTGGATAATTATACGGCGGCCAGTTTCGGGAGCGTGGATTCCCTGCTGGCAATAGGAAAAAAGAAGGGTGATGAGATGTACCCTGTATTTAAACATATGGCGGATTCCCTGAATGCACTATACCCGCCGGCCACGCCCTTCCGGAAGAACAGGTTACCGTTCACGCCGGATATTGAACTGATAGATATTAAGGTCACCGGACTGGTACATTCAGATGAACGTTTCTTCAAAGGAAGGCTGGGACTGGTAAAAGGAGGTTGTTATACGCCTACTGATCTGAAAGATGCCGTACTGAATGTATTTGGTACCCGTTTCTATAAAATGATCACTTATGACCTCGAAGCGAAAGGGAACGGTAAAAGCCTGATGAATGTCCAGGTGGAGGAGAATCCGTTAACCTATGTGAAGTTTGCCTTGCAGTACAACAGTTTTACGAATGCCAGCGCTATTATTAATATCACACAGCGCAATTTTGTGGTGCCTAACTCCAGGGCGTTTGTTAGCTTAGCGATCGGGGAAAATCCAAGAGTAAAGGGAGAATTATTCAAATACCTGGGACCGAAGCGGAATTTTGGTTTCGGACTGGGCGTTGATTTCGAAGACAATGCGCTGACGCTCTACAAAGACTATAAGCGCCAGATGGAATATCATCTGAAATACCTGAATGGCGAAGCCAAGCTGCAATATACCCTGAACAGTATGATGGCGATAGGCGTAGGCACCCGGTTTGAGTTCCTGAACATCAGCCCGCGGTATGAGTCTGTGGAGGTTTTAAGGGGCAATGGTAATCAGCTGAATAGCTTCCTGTATTTCGGCGTGAACTCACTCGACAGAAAGATCTATCCGCATCGCGGTATGGACCTGCAGTTTGAATCAGGATGGGTGTATCGTCAGCAGACGGGCTACAGGGTATATAAGGACGGAGCGGAGATCATGCCGGAGGACTATGGTTATAAGTTCAACAATTACCAGCGTACCCTGCTGCGTATGAAGTATAACCTGCCTGTCAATCCTAAAGGTACGATGCAGCTGGAGGCAGGAGGTGGAGCTAACTTTACGCATCGCCAGGGGCCTATCAATGCCTTCCTGCTGGGAGGATTGAACACCGTGATCCGTAACCAGTTGCCTATTGTGGGTATCAGGGAGGCGGAGATCACAACATCAAGTGCGGCGACCCTGCAATTGTCCTATCAATATGAATTTATGCGGAATGTTTATGCGATTCCCCGTGCGGGCGCAGTGTTGTATGACTTCCTGGGGGATGTATCTTCGAAGTATAAGTATATGAGCGGGTATGGATTAACAGGGGGATATTCTTCCTTTATGGGGCCAATAGAAGCGTCCGTCATGTATTGTGACCAGGACGGACGCCTGCGGATGTATGTGAATATCGGATTTAATTTCTAGTGCATTCTGTCACCGCGCACTTCCAGGTTTTGAATGATGTCTGCCTCCAGTGTCAGCCATTCCTGCCAGCGGGCCCTTACCCTCTCTTCCGGTATATATTCATTGGCCAGGTCTATGAACAGGCGGTAATGCCCTGCTTCAGATATCATGAATTTGCGGTAAAATTCTTTCAGATAGGCATCTTCCAAACCTTCACTGAGCAGGCGGAAACGTTCCGCACTGCGGGCTTCAATGAGCGCAAATATGAGTAGTCTGTCCAGCAGTACTGATTGCGGATCACCACCTTTGTTCTGATGGAGCATCAGCGCGTTCACATACATATCTTTGCGCTGTTTGCCCAGGGAGAACCCACGTTTGCGCATTTCAGCCAGTACCTGCCGGAAATGTCCCCATTCTTCAGTGACGATAGGAGCGAGTTCCTGTACCAGTTTATCCTTTTCAGGATAACGCTGTATCAGGGATATACAGGAGGTAGCCGCTTTTTGTTCACAGAAAGCATGGTCAGTCAGGATCTCTTCCAGAGAGATAGCGGCCAGGTTTACCCAGCGCGGGTCAGTAGGGAGGTGTAGCCCTAATATGGAGACTTTACTCATCCGGCAAAGTTACTTAGCTTTGGGAGATGAAAGAAGATTTTCTTTTGCAGCAACTGGCTCAGCGTGAGGCGCAGCACGCATTCCGCCGTCTGAGACTGCCGGCTCCGGGGGCAGTGGATTTTTGTTCAAATGACTATCTGGGACTGGCAC
The DNA window shown above is from Chitinophaga agri and carries:
- a CDS encoding helix-turn-helix domain-containing protein, whose translation is MDRKALATKPAAEKKDEERLSIIRYRTHTPTLKTKIMLQQNMITFLLEGEKTVHFAGTQVTVQPHQFVMLAAGNCLMSEKVATAQADYHSILILFDSQLLTDFFERHHALPGMQEKVAGDLPFLLFNKDPFLVSFTQSLDNMLTGDQPVYHHLQKVKLEELFLYLAIHYPGQIQQIRHMSSETNDDLIVRQAVTSHIESNVSVEELAFLCNMSLSSFKRRFARIYDNSPNKWFLEKRMERAAKMLRQENRKASEIYYELGYENLSSFIQSFKQVHGITPKQYQLSN
- a CDS encoding DMT family transporter — encoded protein: MIYILLSVICSVTVGIILKLAKRYEVSILQAIATNYVVAGGLSYFLYKPELSMIDAHAPWQLFAGLALLLPSVFLILGMSVRQAGIVKTDIAQRLSLFISIVAAWLLFKETFNNYKIIGLVLGFVAIFFVLNKPKVQSDDNKQSLAPLLVFLGFGIIDIMFKQVALAKELPYTTSLTMIFILSFTVAVVFVIVEVLRKKTVLHMKNILWGMLLGAFNFGNILFYMRAHKILHNNPSTVFAAMNLGVIILGSLVGITIFREKLNRYNYIGIVLAIAAVICITLSQLYAR
- a CDS encoding DUF4291 domain-containing protein — protein: MTKEKTIRAVYDEETITVYQAYNKSIALSAVAKQTFVSPPFKMERMTWIKPSFLWTMYRSGWATKEDQEYILAIKIKREGFEWALRNACLSKYDHTIYPSSAAWSKQLKISPARVQWDPERDIDLHALPHRAIQVGITGIAVEKYVNEWITQIDDITARVQHIRELVKTGKREEALSLLPDEQPYLLPDLKLG
- a CDS encoding DUF6263 family protein, which gives rise to MTKKSVVLLTGLIFVSTILTGQVRKTIIPTLNPGEQYIFKNTTINDIHEDGVRTINQTYTANWFLRVIGKTADGKVMMKATYLKIQQRTEHLFTHEATGFNSDDFKEYVVKSLNDDLHAQNDRLRKLCEGMMGKSFTLYFDDNLRINKVTGVDTLIENALIGMDEQASPALQSFQKSTRGTINNEEIWKVFDGAFVYIPDEAVGTGDKWSKDENHNVGPLKVNYVVKSEEDNNMEIAVSSAAAINSDIQVSYSRKGTITVDTKTGLLVQSSIKDDMKPRAGNITRLVIKTVKNELQKK
- a CDS encoding MFS transporter, translated to MNNSKVSQTIWQVILASSAGTLIEWYDFYIFGSLSAIISQKFFPPSNPDLAYIATLATFAVGFIVRPFGAIVFGRLGDLTGRKYTFLLTLLIMGGSTFAIGFVPGYESIGIVAPIIVLVLRLLQGLALGGEYGGAATYVAEHSPHDQRGYYTSFIQTTATLGLFVSLAVILITRSSLTPEDFNAWGWRIPFWLSIFLVLMSYYIRIRLKESPLFVQLKAEGKTSLNPLKESFGKKENLRMVLLALFGATMGQGVIWYTGQFYALSFLQKTMQVEFVQSNIIIAVALLLGTPFFIYFGKLSDKIGRKKIMMTGMLVAALAYYPIYAGMDRVADLSLKNEDTSRYSIENTISRNEKMQNIEKSIKTKTYTDGSKFRETTIATDGKAETTREIIVSTPQLWQLILLVFIQVIFVTMVYGPIAAFLVELFPTRIRYTSMSLPYHIGNGIFGGLLPTVATLLVTETHNHLAGLLYPIAIALVCFLIGVTGIKSNMISNE
- a CDS encoding patatin-like phospholipase family protein — translated: MRKRPALVFLFIILLLPAAVFAQDAAKRPKIGLTLSGGGAKGLAHIGILQALDSAGLKVDYITGTSMGSIVGSLYAMGYSGDAIEKLAREMDWSNLFSNQPVLTDISFEEKREYNKYLIEIPFEYGKPKLASGVIAGEQLWLELARLCWPVNNVRDFSQFDIPFKCIATDVTTGDIVTLDTGDIVMAIRASMAIPSVFTAVKIGDKNLVDGGVVRNFPVITAKDMGADIVIGSNVSSGLRKAEQLATPLDIIYQLGFYKDAEDFKQAKKLTDIYIHHHLDNYTAASFGSVDSLLAIGKKKGDEMYPVFKHMADSLNALYPPATPFRKNRLPFTPDIELIDIKVTGLVHSDERFFKGRLGLVKGGCYTPTDLKDAVLNVFGTRFYKMITYDLEAKGNGKSLMNVQVEENPLTYVKFALQYNSFTNASAIINITQRNFVVPNSRAFVSLAIGENPRVKGELFKYLGPKRNFGFGLGVDFEDNALTLYKDYKRQMEYHLKYLNGEAKLQYTLNSMMAIGVGTRFEFLNISPRYESVEVLRGNGNQLNSFLYFGVNSLDRKIYPHRGMDLQFESGWVYRQQTGYRVYKDGAEIMPEDYGYKFNNYQRTLLRMKYNLPVNPKGTMQLEAGGGANFTHRQGPINAFLLGGLNTVIRNQLPIVGIREAEITTSSAATLQLSYQYEFMRNVYAIPRAGAVLYDFLGDVSSKYKYMSGYGLTGGYSSFMGPIEASVMYCDQDGRLRMYVNIGFNF
- the miaE gene encoding tRNA-(ms[2]io[6]A)-hydroxylase, whose amino-acid sequence is MSKVSILGLHLPTDPRWVNLAAISLEEILTDHAFCEQKAATSCISLIQRYPEKDKLVQELAPIVTEEWGHFRQVLAEMRKRGFSLGKQRKDMYVNALMLHQNKGGDPQSVLLDRLLIFALIEARSAERFRLLSEGLEDAYLKEFYRKFMISEAGHYRLFIDLANEYIPEERVRARWQEWLTLEADIIQNLEVRGDRMH